The Corynebacterium simulans genome contains a region encoding:
- a CDS encoding Rv3212 family protein, producing the protein MSKTPILRASATDWKLTGAIAAVCAIAVGGAYFSADIRDSELVPASHAMPDDVEVLAEPPVKLAESFRLPNTPVPGQYRALSAKGLTITHEGETITASDPNGNPVWHYTRAGLDLCSLGTAWGKVVATYRTGVGCGDTVAIDAATGQYSDTRSAINSEDVVAIASNDRVGTVSTERVDIWRSDMVRTIEYGDVKAKQEPDMQEHEECSITSALTRTENLAVTESCPENPNVTSLRLMGATPEDSRKPEISADATMDNQGSRLIAVGQKAAAVYQPGETPRIDSYSETGEKTASQPVAPSPEVNNSSTPFAPATADLPHHMSWFDGQRLYLFTPTTLKVDHVFEDAIGTGMAVGDRLLMPTDEGIAVVNWSTGETERNIPVDRGDYEGPVFLTQSGTAIVEQRGDTAVGLSAL; encoded by the coding sequence ATGAGCAAGACCCCAATCCTTCGCGCGAGCGCGACTGACTGGAAGTTGACTGGCGCCATCGCTGCGGTGTGTGCGATCGCTGTAGGAGGAGCCTACTTTAGCGCCGATATCCGCGACTCTGAGCTGGTTCCGGCAAGCCATGCCATGCCTGACGACGTCGAGGTGCTCGCGGAACCCCCGGTCAAGCTTGCCGAATCCTTCCGCTTGCCCAATACGCCCGTGCCGGGCCAATACCGCGCGCTTTCTGCGAAGGGGCTGACCATCACGCACGAGGGTGAAACAATTACTGCCTCTGACCCGAATGGCAATCCGGTATGGCACTACACGCGTGCGGGTTTAGACTTGTGTTCCCTGGGCACTGCTTGGGGCAAGGTAGTTGCCACCTACCGCACCGGCGTGGGCTGTGGCGATACCGTGGCTATTGATGCGGCGACGGGTCAGTACTCGGATACGCGCAGCGCTATCAATTCCGAAGATGTCGTGGCCATTGCCTCCAATGACCGAGTAGGCACCGTCTCTACTGAACGCGTAGACATTTGGCGCTCGGACATGGTGCGCACCATCGAGTACGGCGATGTTAAGGCCAAGCAAGAGCCGGATATGCAGGAACACGAGGAGTGTTCCATCACCTCGGCTCTAACGCGCACTGAAAACCTCGCCGTTACTGAGTCCTGCCCAGAGAATCCAAACGTTACGTCGCTGCGCCTGATGGGCGCCACCCCGGAGGATTCGCGTAAGCCGGAGATTTCCGCCGATGCCACCATGGATAATCAAGGCTCGAGGCTAATTGCAGTGGGCCAAAAGGCCGCGGCGGTCTATCAGCCCGGCGAGACCCCGCGCATCGATTCTTACTCTGAGACCGGCGAAAAGACCGCCTCACAACCGGTTGCGCCTTCCCCGGAGGTTAATAACTCTTCGACGCCTTTCGCACCGGCTACAGCGGATCTTCCACACCACATGTCTTGGTTTGATGGCCAGCGCCTCTATTTGTTTACTCCGACTACGCTCAAGGTGGACCACGTCTTTGAGGACGCAATCGGAACCGGCATGGCAGTAGGAGATCGCCTGCTTATGCCAACCGATGAGGGAATCGCAGTGGTCAACTGGAGCACCGGTGAAACCGAACGCAACATCCCCGTCGACCGCGGCGACTACGAGGGCCCCGTCTTCCTCACGCAGTCTGGAACCGCCATCGTGGAACAACGCGGCGACACCGCAGTGGGCCTTAGCGCGCTTTAA